Proteins found in one Anopheles aquasalis chromosome 3, idAnoAquaMG_Q_19, whole genome shotgun sequence genomic segment:
- the LOC126577191 gene encoding deubiquitinase DESI2 isoform X1 produces the protein MFSNGLPCNLPFPSCLGVPKDSGSDELLPTSMGSREPVILNVYDMYWINEYTTSIGLGVFHSGVEVFGTEFAYGGHPFPFTGVFEISPRDHDELGDQFRFRQSIQIGCTDFTEEEVRRIVEELGNQFRGDRYHLMNNNCNHFSGALTQILCGQEIPSWVNRLAHFSSCVPFLQRCLPKEWLTPNALQQSITAIQDRDSDSSPF, from the exons ATGTTCTCAAACGGGCTTCCGTGCAATTTACCCTTTCCCAGCTGTCTCGGTGTGCCAAAGGATAGCGGAAGCGACGAGCTGCTGCCAACAAGCATGGGAAGCCGCGAACCCGTCATTCTCAACGTGTACGATATG TATTGGATCAACGAGTATACCACCTCAATCGGCCTAGGAGTGTTTCATTCCGGTGTGGAGGTATTTGGCACCGAGTTCGCCTACGGTGGCCATCCGTTTCCCTTTACCGGCGTGTTCGAGATATCACCACGCGATCACGATGAGCTCGGTGATCAGTTCCGGTTTAG ACAAAGTATTCAAATTGGTTGTACAGATTTCACCGAAGAGGAGGTGCGAAGAATCGTGGAGGAGCTGGGCAATCAGTTCCGCGGTGATCGGTACCATCTGATgaacaacaactgcaaccaCTTCTCGGGCGCTTTGACACAG ATCCTGTGTGGCCAAGAGATACCGAGTTGGGTGAACCGATTAGCGCACTTCAGCTCCTGCGTACCCTTCCTTCAGCGCTGCTTGCCAAA AGAATGGTTAACGCCAAATGCCTTACAACAATCGATCACTGCGATACAGGATCGCGATTCCGACTCGAGCCCGTTCTAA
- the LOC126577191 gene encoding deubiquitinase DESI2 isoform X2, with protein MGSREPVILNVYDMYWINEYTTSIGLGVFHSGVEVFGTEFAYGGHPFPFTGVFEISPRDHDELGDQFRFRQSIQIGCTDFTEEEVRRIVEELGNQFRGDRYHLMNNNCNHFSGALTQILCGQEIPSWVNRLAHFSSCVPFLQRCLPKEWLTPNALQQSITAIQDRDSDSSPF; from the exons ATGGGAAGCCGCGAACCCGTCATTCTCAACGTGTACGATATG TATTGGATCAACGAGTATACCACCTCAATCGGCCTAGGAGTGTTTCATTCCGGTGTGGAGGTATTTGGCACCGAGTTCGCCTACGGTGGCCATCCGTTTCCCTTTACCGGCGTGTTCGAGATATCACCACGCGATCACGATGAGCTCGGTGATCAGTTCCGGTTTAG ACAAAGTATTCAAATTGGTTGTACAGATTTCACCGAAGAGGAGGTGCGAAGAATCGTGGAGGAGCTGGGCAATCAGTTCCGCGGTGATCGGTACCATCTGATgaacaacaactgcaaccaCTTCTCGGGCGCTTTGACACAG ATCCTGTGTGGCCAAGAGATACCGAGTTGGGTGAACCGATTAGCGCACTTCAGCTCCTGCGTACCCTTCCTTCAGCGCTGCTTGCCAAA AGAATGGTTAACGCCAAATGCCTTACAACAATCGATCACTGCGATACAGGATCGCGATTCCGACTCGAGCCCGTTCTAA